CACCATACCGCAGGACTCGTTATCATCGTAGAGACATTGAGGGTCAACGTCCTGAAAGTAGTAAGGAGTTGTTCAATTTTCGTCATTCATCTCTACGTAATGTTGTTGAGAGGACAATTGGTTTGCTTAAGAGAAGATTTGCATATTTGAGACATCAACCTTACCACGACATTGAAACACAAGCAAAGATAGTCCTTGCTTGTTGTGCCGTCCACAActtcttaaggaatgatgatataGAAGATGTTTGTGATGAGGACGTAGATACTAGCGATGATGAGGATAACCCTACACATGTTGTCAATGTATCTGAAGACGAGACTCCAAATGCTCACATATCTTTCACAGCTGATGCAGCATGGTCTAATAATAGGAATACAATTGCTGATTTAATGTGGGCTGATTATCGTCCCAACCATGATGCAGGAGttgattttgattaaatttgaatttttaattgtcATTTATGTCCTTATGTAATGGTTGACATAAACTTGCTTATATAACATTGTTGACCATGGTATTATGTAATGGTTGATTTCggttattattttttgtacatGGTATTATGTAATGGTTGATTTcagttattattttttgtacatGGTATTATGTAATGGTTGACcataacttttttaattttgaaagacaGATTTTATGGCACATAATCAAAAAAACCCTATGGGAGAGGAAAATAGTTCAAGCCAAATGGATCCTACATCTAAGAATCGTCACATACATTGGAATGATGTAATGGATAACTGTATGATTAGCGCATTATATCATCAAGCGTTGACCGGTCACAAAAGAAGTGACAATGGTGTTACATCATCTCAAGTGTCAAAGGTAATTGAGAGTGTAAATAATGTGTGTGGAGTTGTTGTGTCAGAAAAAAATGTAAGGGGGCGTTTGAAGACTATTAAGAAAGAATATGTTGAACTTCGTCAATTATTAAGTATGAGTGGTTTTGGGTTGGAACCTAACACTGGACGTGTCACAGCCGATGCATTGGCTTGGGAGGAGTTTCTTAAGGTATAATGCTTTATCGACCATTCAACTTTTTTGTCATTACACATTAGTAGTATAGTTTCTTTTGGGCATTGACAAGTCATGAAAATATTTgcctttgtttctaaaattatttttaggggAAACCAGAATTTGGAAAGTGGAAGAACAAACTTTGTCCTCGGTATGATGAGTTGGAGGTTATCCTTGGAAATGATGTTGCTACAGGACAGCGCTCAATAGCCGGCAATGACGATATCTCTCCCATCCATGGTATTTAtacaagtaaataataaatatatattatttataatatgccTTATGTAATAGATTTTAATAAGTTGTCTTTTTTTTAGTAGTAGATGAAAGTGTAAATGAGATTGATAGTCAAAGTGAAGctacaaattcaagcaaaagAAATGATTCCAAGCGTAGCGCCGAAGGAGGATCTAACAGAAGCCGGCGTAGACGTACCCAACCCGATGACAGTATTATTGCCCTATCGAGTATTGCCGAATCATCAAAAAGAATTGCCAATGCTATGGAGATTCAAGCGACATTAGATAccaaaaaacatataaattggcaattagttttagaaaaattacaagGCATGAAGATAGATAGGCATGATATAATGCAAATCATGAAGATATTTCAATCGGATGAAAGTTTTGTGAGAATCTTTATGAGTTTGACTGATGAAACATTTATGCGGGATTGGGTTTTTGAGAAACTTGGCCGTGATCCACCTCCGATTAATTAGTAGATGATGTTTGGTATGTTTGTGACAAATACTATTTAATTTGTAAGGCAGAACGAAACtgcatatttttatatattttgtaatagatACATTGTTTGCATGGTTTGTTTGAATGAGACCAGTGGGTATGTATGGTCTTGCTGGAATTGCTGTTTGCGTAAGATtgctatataaattattatgaaatattaaaCTTTTGATCTTGCATGCTCTATGTTTTCATTGCCCCtttatatcaaatataaattaTCTGTTCAGTGTTTTGATTTAGTAGttctattatttgttttttctgtTGGCTACCTGATGATGGTAGTTGTGGGGacat
The Diospyros lotus cultivar Yz01 chromosome 12, ASM1463336v1, whole genome shotgun sequence DNA segment above includes these coding regions:
- the LOC127787553 gene encoding uncharacterized protein LOC127787553 gives rise to the protein MDNCMISALYHQALTGHKRSDNGVTSSQVSKVIESVNNVCGVVVSEKNVRGRLKTIKKEYVELRQLLSMSGFGLEPNTGRVTADALAWEEFLKGKPEFGKWKNKLCPRYDELEVILGNDVATGQRSIAGNDDISPIHVVDESVNEIDSQSEATNSSKRNDSKRSAEGGSNRSRRRRTQPDDSIIALSSIAESSKRIANAMEIQATLDTKKHINWQLVLEKLQGMKIDRHDIMQIMKIFQSDESFVRIFMSLTDETFMRDWVFEKLGRDPPPIN